The Triticum aestivum cultivar Chinese Spring chromosome 7B, IWGSC CS RefSeq v2.1, whole genome shotgun sequence genome window below encodes:
- the LOC123160198 gene encoding uncharacterized protein isoform X1: MPSSPSPPIVLLSDSDDEEATASAALLGLAAERITSSLVTQADVDAVCRKQGVPREFVARPAGDLRACSAPPPGAVCVYAHALEAGVRFPLHAFFRDALNHFGLAPGQLAPNGWRVLVGFFALCHEAGVRPSVPLFRHFFKLLTVTRKGGWYWFGCRAEAGVLFAGLKYKKSDREWKGGFFFLTSPEPWQCPVLWGEPPSKGFPGDPVLTSQQKQSAKKLLEVHGVAVDLRAYLRKANLAAAFSSNLSGASPPPSPRSTVPKGMDPPAREMTDSMPVVKMAAPAAGTEQVKGEAHGDKLPMSGKKRTREEVTGTDGLGCAAPVSDPHAPPSPPTFDPRSPPSPVSETHDGDSADWKAARKVLESIITPSRERQLAASKPSDVVASSYIAMLQAANYATFSMTCALELDEKLVALERDNLALWEQLEKEKAARQVAEAELERAKRAAEAERERAKATAVQQFLGSEEYTRRVAEQALPAYLRGAEEMKRLVLRHYPHLDAGKLELPID, from the exons AtgccttcctccccctcgccccccaTCGTCCTCctcagcgacagcgacgacgaggaagccACCGCCTCCGCCGCGCTCTTGGGGCTCGCCGCCGAGCGCATCACATCGTCCCTGGTCACGCAGGCGGACGTCGACGCCGTCTGCAGGAAGCAGGGCGTTCCGAGGGAGTTCGTCGCGCGCCCCGCGGGCGACCTGCGCGCGTGCAGCGCGCCGCCGCCGGGGGCCGTCTGCGTGTACGCCCACGCGCTGGAGGCCGGGGTGCGCTTCCCGCTGCACGCCTTCTTCCGCGACGCGCTCAACCACTTCGGCCTCGCCCCGGGCCAGCTCGCGCCCAACGGGTGGCGCGTCCTGGTCGGTTTCTTCGCGCTCTGCCACGAGGCCGGCGTGCGGCCGTCGGTGCCGCTGTTCCGGCACTTCTTCAAGTTGCTCACCGTCACCAGGAAGGGCGGCTGGTACTGGTTCGGCTGCAGGGCCGAGGCCGGAGTGCTCTTCGCTGGTCTGAAATACAAGAAGTCTGACAGAGAGTGGAAAGGGGgtttcttcttcctcacgtcgccggaGCCATGGCAGTGCCCCGTGCTTTGGGGCGAACCGCCGTCCAAGGGCTTCCCCGGAGATCCGGTGCTAACAAGCCAGCAGAAGCAGTCGGCGAAAAAGCTCCTAGAAGTACACGGCGTCGCGGTCGATCTCCGGGCTTACCTCCGTAAGGCAAATCTTGCTGCGGCCTTCTCCTCCAACCTCTCCGGCGCATCACCTCCGCCTTCTCCTCGTTCTACTGTTCCCAAAG GGATGGATCCACCTGCCCGCGAAATGACTGACAGTATGCCAGTGGTGAAGATGGCGGCGCCGGCAGCAGGGACGGAGCAGGTGAAAGGCGAGGCGCACGGTGACAAGCTTCCTATGTCCGGAAAGAAGAGGACACGGGAGGAGGTGACTGGAACAGACGGGCTTGGCTGCGCTGCCCCGGTGTCTGACCCGcatgccccgccgtcgccgccgacctttGACCCGCGGTCACCGCCCTCGCCCGTATCCGAGACACACGACGGAGACAGCGCCGACTGGAAGGCCGCGCGGAAGGTCCTAGAGAGCATCATCACGCCGTCGCGGGAGCGCCAATTAGCCGCGTCGAAGCCCTCCGACGTCGTGGCGTCGAGCTACATAGCAATGCTGCAG GCGGCGAACTACGCGACCTTCTCCATGACCTGCGCGCTGGAGCTGGATGAGAAGCTGGTGGCGCTAGAGCGCGACAACCTGGCGCTGTGGGAGCAGCTGGAGAAGGAGAAAGCGGCGAGGCAGGtcgccgaggcggagctggagaggGCAAAGCGGGCAGCTGAGGCGGAGCGAGAGCGCGCCAAGGCGACGGCGGTGCAGCAGTTCCTGGGGTCCGAGGAGTACACGCGGCGGGTGGCAGAGCAAGCGCTGCCGGCGTACTTGCGCGGCGCCGAGGAAATGAAGCGACTCGTGCTCCGGCACTACCCGCACCTTGACGCCGGCAAGCTGGAGCTGCCGATTGATTAG
- the LOC123160198 gene encoding uncharacterized protein isoform X2, giving the protein MPSSPSPPIVLLSDSDDEEATASAALLGLAAERITSSLVTQADVDAVCRKQGVPREFVARPAGDLRACSAPPPGAVCVYAHALEAGVRFPLHAFFRDALNHFGLAPGQLAPNGWRVLVGFFALCHEAGVRPSVPLFRHFFKLLTVTRKGGWYWFGCRAEAGVLFAGLKYKKSDREWKGGFFFLTSPEPWQCPVLWGEPPSKGFPGDPVLTSQQKQSAKKLLEVHGVAVDLRAYLRKANLAAAFSSNLSGASPPPSPRSTVPKVVKMAAPAAGTEQVKGEAHGDKLPMSGKKRTREEVTGTDGLGCAAPVSDPHAPPSPPTFDPRSPPSPVSETHDGDSADWKAARKVLESIITPSRERQLAASKPSDVVASSYIAMLQAANYATFSMTCALELDEKLVALERDNLALWEQLEKEKAARQVAEAELERAKRAAEAERERAKATAVQQFLGSEEYTRRVAEQALPAYLRGAEEMKRLVLRHYPHLDAGKLELPID; this is encoded by the exons AtgccttcctccccctcgccccccaTCGTCCTCctcagcgacagcgacgacgaggaagccACCGCCTCCGCCGCGCTCTTGGGGCTCGCCGCCGAGCGCATCACATCGTCCCTGGTCACGCAGGCGGACGTCGACGCCGTCTGCAGGAAGCAGGGCGTTCCGAGGGAGTTCGTCGCGCGCCCCGCGGGCGACCTGCGCGCGTGCAGCGCGCCGCCGCCGGGGGCCGTCTGCGTGTACGCCCACGCGCTGGAGGCCGGGGTGCGCTTCCCGCTGCACGCCTTCTTCCGCGACGCGCTCAACCACTTCGGCCTCGCCCCGGGCCAGCTCGCGCCCAACGGGTGGCGCGTCCTGGTCGGTTTCTTCGCGCTCTGCCACGAGGCCGGCGTGCGGCCGTCGGTGCCGCTGTTCCGGCACTTCTTCAAGTTGCTCACCGTCACCAGGAAGGGCGGCTGGTACTGGTTCGGCTGCAGGGCCGAGGCCGGAGTGCTCTTCGCTGGTCTGAAATACAAGAAGTCTGACAGAGAGTGGAAAGGGGgtttcttcttcctcacgtcgccggaGCCATGGCAGTGCCCCGTGCTTTGGGGCGAACCGCCGTCCAAGGGCTTCCCCGGAGATCCGGTGCTAACAAGCCAGCAGAAGCAGTCGGCGAAAAAGCTCCTAGAAGTACACGGCGTCGCGGTCGATCTCCGGGCTTACCTCCGTAAGGCAAATCTTGCTGCGGCCTTCTCCTCCAACCTCTCCGGCGCATCACCTCCGCCTTCTCCTCGTTCTACTGTTCCCAAAG TGGTGAAGATGGCGGCGCCGGCAGCAGGGACGGAGCAGGTGAAAGGCGAGGCGCACGGTGACAAGCTTCCTATGTCCGGAAAGAAGAGGACACGGGAGGAGGTGACTGGAACAGACGGGCTTGGCTGCGCTGCCCCGGTGTCTGACCCGcatgccccgccgtcgccgccgacctttGACCCGCGGTCACCGCCCTCGCCCGTATCCGAGACACACGACGGAGACAGCGCCGACTGGAAGGCCGCGCGGAAGGTCCTAGAGAGCATCATCACGCCGTCGCGGGAGCGCCAATTAGCCGCGTCGAAGCCCTCCGACGTCGTGGCGTCGAGCTACATAGCAATGCTGCAG GCGGCGAACTACGCGACCTTCTCCATGACCTGCGCGCTGGAGCTGGATGAGAAGCTGGTGGCGCTAGAGCGCGACAACCTGGCGCTGTGGGAGCAGCTGGAGAAGGAGAAAGCGGCGAGGCAGGtcgccgaggcggagctggagaggGCAAAGCGGGCAGCTGAGGCGGAGCGAGAGCGCGCCAAGGCGACGGCGGTGCAGCAGTTCCTGGGGTCCGAGGAGTACACGCGGCGGGTGGCAGAGCAAGCGCTGCCGGCGTACTTGCGCGGCGCCGAGGAAATGAAGCGACTCGTGCTCCGGCACTACCCGCACCTTGACGCCGGCAAGCTGGAGCTGCCGATTGATTAG